Proteins encoded by one window of Cloeon dipterum chromosome 4, ieCloDipt1.1, whole genome shotgun sequence:
- the fj gene encoding extracellular serine/threonine protein kinase four-jointed, translating into MYDGGKRHKNGSHHLIRANLHRMRASGVLPSWYADLQHKLVPSSQPRAYRIVCIGATAAAFIMGIFIGLMIPLYLLPPTAVAASPLLSERPLNLSSSTVPPTLDRPASFDTVSFVQQPQQQQQQQPLLPMPSSSTPVNSSLISDGVYWSDQVERALPRGYDSGSAAEWRRYVRQGRVVKMEEGCGRMQNRLVTFDNGSTSCCRYRQNVDQIQGEIFGFYLGRYILGLPNLTPTTLSRAKPQSRQWSSVKAQVSLAQWVTEDKAVVMTKFVKNLLPAFIPSFLRPSDRRLHPPDVQDSGSDLDVSELAQWSDLVVFDYLTANMDRMINNMYNLQWNPTMMDAPAHNLAKDQGSGLLLFLDNESGLLHGYRLLDKYEHYHKSILNAVCVFRRSTADAIKRLYKQKNVGELLRSAFKQSDPEFVDILPTLPEKNVKILNQRIARVHEQIVRCESMYKSTA; encoded by the coding sequence ATGTACGATGGAGGCAAACGACACAAGAACGGCAGCCACCACCTGATCAGGGCGAATCTGCATAGGATGCGCGCGTCCGGCGTGCTGCCATCGTGGTACGCCGATCTTCAACACAAACTGGTCCCCTCGTCGCAACCGCGTGCCTACCGTATCGTGTGCATCGGCGCGACCGCCGCGGCCTTCATCATGGGCATCTTCATCGGCCTCATGATCCCCTTGTACCTGCTGCCGCCGACGGCCGTGGCCGCCTCGCCCCTGCTGTCCGAGCGGCCGCTCAACCTCAGTTCAAGCACAGTTCCTCCGACGCTGGACAGGCCGGCGTCCTTTGACACCGTCTCGTTCGTCCAGcaaccgcagcagcagcagcagcagcagccgttGCTGCCGATGCCGTCGTCGTCCACGCCCGTCAACTCGAGTCTCATCTCGGACGGCGTCTACTGGAGCGACCAGGTCGAACGCGCCCTGCCGCGCGGCTACGACTCCGGTTCGGCGGCCGAATGGCGAAGGTACGTGCGCCAGGGGCGCGTCGTCAAGATGGAAGAGGGCTGCGGTCGCATGCAAAACCGACTCGTGACCTTCGACAACGGGTCCACCTCGTGCTGCAGGTACCGGCAGAACGTGGACCAGATCCAGGGCGAGATCTTCGGCTTCTACCTGGGCAGGTACATCCTGGGCCTGCCCAACCTGACGCCGACCACGCTGTCGCGGGCCAAGCCCCAGTCGCGGCAGTGGTCCTCGGTCAAGGCCCAGGTCAGTCTGGCCCAGTGGGTCACCGAGGACAAGGCCGTGGTGATGACCAAGTTCGTCAAGAACCTGCTGCCGGCCTTCATCCCGTCCTTCCTGCGCCCCAGCGACCGGCGGCTGCACCCGCCCGACGTGCAGGACTCCGGCTCGGACCTGGACGTGTCCGAGCTGGCCCAGTGGTCCGACCTGGTGGTGTTCGACTACCTCACCGCCAACATGGACCGCATGATCAACAACATGTACAACCTGCAGTGGAACCCGACCATGATGGACGCGCCGGCGCACAACCTGGCCAAGGACCAGGGCTCGGGTCTGCTGCTCTTCCTGGACAACGAGAGCGGCCTGCTGCACGGCTACCGGCTGCTGGACAAGTACGAGCACTACCACAAGTCCATCCTCAACGCCGTGTGCGTGTTCAGGCGGTCGACGGCCGACGCCATCAAGCGGCTGTACAAGCAGAAGAACGTCGGCGAGCTGCTGCGTTCGGCGTTCAAGCAGTCCGACCCAGAGTTCGTCGACATTCTGCCGACGTTGCCCGAGAAGAATGTCAAAATTCTGAATCAACGCATCGCCAGGGTGCACGAGCAGATCGTCAGGTGCGAGTCAATGTACAAGTCGACCGCGTGA